A section of the Lathamus discolor isolate bLatDis1 chromosome 6, bLatDis1.hap1, whole genome shotgun sequence genome encodes:
- the LOC136017453 gene encoding inositol 1,4,5-trisphosphate receptor-interacting protein-like 1 — translation MVGDELDEATRECMQQLSKMLTEEMARIAQELHEVKELKRIEHNGVTWSGLLSAALWNWKFWVIAGFLLLLIAGLCCCFSKRSPELDGSISDEEEEDSEEEDASGVADFDTYIAMRNEWSLNELWNQSEWVDALVENLLFACQGSNLVSEGFFLELGPAMGVGSAFDCWSPQEDEPVYRMLVCLKPCRGYTFCLEPGTVANESRIRVELERTCTAQQTVGPMPCFLHNRKEQLRKKQKPRLLHALCTGSYLDVQKTACWFQDMVRENKAIARLLRSRYYLLTVLPSRRSCKVALQHISGRTTVIEMNFVVQLGNSDIFMSSQAREGIFSPSTTWTLTFARAEAKFLWLMFDQTPDDTLLSCLQLCTRMLAGTSFSSYALKTVVMHLLTTTALSGWRRRHFLLRLGDIMRYLRRCLEEKRLDHFFFGNEKIPEEIVLPPALQRAKPFNLFQHLAQDPAAHEQAMREFVELQHRLTAQIFF, via the coding sequence ATGGTCGGTGATGAGTTGGATGAAGCCACACGTGAGTGCATGCAGCAGCTTTCGAAGATGCTCACGGAGGAGATGGCTCGGATAGCGCAGGAGCTGCATGAAGTcaaggagctgaagagaataGAGCACAACGGTGTGACCTGGAgtggcctgctctctgctgccttgtggaACTGGAAGTTTTGGGTGATCGccggcttcctgctcctcctgattgcagggctctgctgctgctttagcaaaagaagCCCTGAGCTGGACGGCAGCATCAgcgatgaagaggaggaagacagtgaagaagaagatgCCTCTGGCGTGGCAGATTTTGACACGTACATTGCAATGCGCAACGAGTGGTCATTGAACGAACTGTGGAACCAGAGCGAGTGGGTGGATGCGCTGGTGGAAAACCTTCTCTTTGCTTGCCAAGGGTCCAACTTAGTGTCAGAGGGTTTCTTCCTGGAGCTGGGACCAGCCATGGGAGTGGGCAGCGCCTTTGATTGCTGGAGTCCCCAGGAAGACGAGCCTGTCTACCGTATGCTCGTGTGCCTGAAGCCCTGCCGTGGCTACACCTTCTGCCTGGAGCCAGGCACCGTGGCAAACGAGTCCCGCATCCGTGTGGAGCTGGAGCGCACATGCACCGCTCAGCAGACGGTGGGACCCATGCCGTGCTTCCTTCACAACCgcaaggagcagctcaggaagaagcagaagcccaGGCTCCTGCATGCCCTCTGCACCGGCTCCTATCTAGATGTGCAGAAAACTGCTTGCTGGTTCCAGGATATGGTGAGGGAAAACAAGGCAATTGCGCGCCTGTTACGTTCACGTTACTACCTTCTGACTGTGCTGCCCTCCAGACGCTCCTGCAAAGTGGCACTTCAACATATCTCTGGGAGAACCACGGTCATTGAGATGAACTTTGTCGTGCAGCTGGGCAACTCAGACATCTTCATGAGCAGCCAGGCGAGAGAGGGTATCTTCAGCCCAAGCACAACGTGGACATTGACCTTCGCCAGGGCAGAGGCAAAGTTCTTGTGGCTGATGTTCGATCAGACCCCAGACGACACCttgctcagctgcctgcaacTCTGCACCCGCATGCTGGCGGGCACAAGCTTTTCCAGCTATGCCTTGAAGACGGTGGTGATGCACCTCCTGACCACCACAGCCCTGTCAGGCTGGCGCAGGAGACATTTCCTGCTGCGGCTAGGTGACATCATGAGGTACCTGCGCCGCTGCTTGGAGGAGAAACGCCTCGACCACTTCTTCTTTGGCAATGAGAAGATTCCTGAGGAGATCGTCTTGCCCCCAGCCTTGCAAAGAGCCAAGCCATTCAACCTCTTCCAGCATCTGGCGCAGGATCCGGCTGCCCACGAGCAGGCAATGCGTGAGTTCGTGGAGCTGCAACACCGGCTTACAGCACAGATCTTCTTCTAG
- the LOC136017452 gene encoding inositol 1,4,5-trisphosphate receptor-interacting protein-like 1: MVGDELDEATRECMQQLSKMLTEEMARIAQELHEVKELKRIEHNGVTWSGLLSAALWNWKFWVIAGFLLLLIAGLCCCFSKRSPELDGSISDEEEEDSASGVADFDTYIAMRNEWSLNELWNQSKWVDALVENLLFACQGSNLLSEGFFLELGPAMGVGSAFDCWSPQEDEPVYRMLVCLKPCRGYTFCLEPGTVANESRIRVELERTCTAQQTVGPIPCFLHNRKEQLRKKQKPRLLHALCTGSYLDVQKTACWFQDMVRENKAIARLLRSRYYLLTVLPSRRSCKVALQHISGRTTVIEMNFVVQLGNSDIFMSSQAREGIFSPSTTWTLTFARAEAKFLWLMFDQTPDDTLLSCLQLCTRMLAGTSFSSYALKTVVMHLLTTTALSGWRRRHFLLRLGDIMRYLRRCLEEKRLDHFFFGNEKIPEEIVLPPALQRAKPFNLFQHLAQDPAAHEQAMREFVELQHRLTAQIFF; this comes from the coding sequence ATGGTCGGTGATGAGTTGGATGAAGCCACACGTGAGTGCATGCAGCAGCTTTCGAAGATGCTCACGGAGGAGATGGCTCGGATAGCGCAGGAGCTGCATGAAGTcaaggagctgaagagaataGAGCACAACGGTGTGACCTGGAgtggcctgctctctgctgccttgtggaACTGGAAGTTTTGGGTGATCGccggcttcctgctcctcctgattgcagggctctgctgctgctttagcaaaagaagCCCTGAGCTGGACGGCAGCATCAgcgatgaagaggaggaagacagtgcCTCTGGCGTGGCAGATTTTGACACGTACATTGCAATGCGCAACGAGTGGTCATTGAACGAACTGTGGAACCAGAGCAAGTGGGTGGATGCGCTGGTGGAAAACCTTCTCTTTGCTTGCCAAGGGTCCAACTTACTGTCAGAGGGTTTCTTCCTGGAGCTGGGACCAGCCATGGGAGTGGGCAGCGCCTTTGATTGCTGGAGTCCCCAGGAAGACGAGCCTGTCTACCGTATGCTCGTGTGCCTGAAGCCCTGCCGTGGCTACACCTTCTGCCTGGAGCCAGGCACCGTGGCAAACGAGTCCCGCATCCGTGTGGAGCTGGAGCGCACATGCACCGCTCAGCAGACGGTGGGACCCATTCCGTGCTTCCTTCACAACCgcaaggagcagctcaggaagaagcagaagcccaGGCTCCTGCATGCCCTCTGCACCGGCTCCTATCTAGATGTGCAGAAAACTGCTTGCTGGTTCCAGGATATGGTGAGGGAAAACAAGGCAATTGCGCGCCTGTTACGTTCACGTTACTACCTTCTGACTGTGCTGCCCTCCAGACGCTCCTGCAAAGTGGCACTTCAACATATCTCTGGGAGAACCACGGTCATTGAGATGAACTTTGTCGTGCAGCTGGGCAACTCAGACATCTTCATGAGCAGCCAGGCGAGAGAGGGTATCTTCAGCCCAAGCACAACGTGGACATTGACCTTCGCCAGGGCAGAGGCAAAGTTCTTGTGGCTGATGTTCGATCAGACCCCAGACGACACCttgctcagctgcctgcaacTCTGCACCCGCATGCTGGCGGGCACAAGCTTTTCCAGCTATGCCTTGAAGACGGTGGTGATGCACCTCCTGACCACCACAGCCCTGTCAGGCTGGCGCAGGAGACATTTCCTGCTGCGGCTAGGTGACATCATGAGGTACCTGCGCCGCTGCTTGGAGGAGAAACGCCTCGACCACTTCTTCTTTGGCAATGAGAAGATTCCTGAGGAGATCGTCTTGCCCCCAGCCTTGCAAAGAGCCAAGCCATTCAACCTCTTCCAGCATCTGGCGCAGGATCCGGCTGCCCACGAGCAGGCAATGCGTGAGTTCGTGGAGCTGCAACACCGGCTTACAGCACAGATCTTCTTCTAG